The Nitrospinaceae bacterium genome segment ATGTCTGGCGCGCCGCCGCCACGGGTAACCTCCACGGCTGGCAGGTCGCCCGTTGCCTCCACTTCCTGCCCTCCCTGACCGGCGCCGTCGGCACCGTGGGCGGAACCCACCTCGCAGGCTGGCACAAGTTCGCTCCGGCACATCCGAACCCGGCGCCCGGCCCGGGAGTGTGGAACGATTTACTGTACCCAAAAGAATATCCACTTGCTCACTACGAGATGAGCTTCCTCATGCCGCACCTTATGAAAGACAAGGGCCACAAGGTCGATACGTATTTCACGCGTGTCTACAACCCGGTCTGGACAAACCCGGATGGCTTCATGTGGATCAATATGCTCAAGGACCACGACAAGATGGGCTGCCACGTGGCGCTCACGCCCACCTGGAACGAAACATCCTGGTTTGCCGACTACGTCCTTCCCATGGGAATCGCCACCGAGAGGCACGACAATCAGAGTCAGGAGACGCATCCGGCCAGATGGGTGGGTCTTCGCCAGCCCGTCATGCGCGTGGCGCGCGAAAAACTCGGCGAGAACATCACCGACAGCCGCGAGACGAACCCCGGCGAGGTATGGGAGGAGGACGAGCTTCAAATTGAGCTCTCCTGGCGCATCGACCCGGACGGCTCGCTCGGCATCCGCAAACACTTTGAGAGCCCCTACCGGCCCGGCGAGAAAATCACCGTTGATGAGTACTACCGCTACATGTTTGAGAACAATGTGCCGGGGCTTCCTGCAGCCGCTGAAAAAGAAGGACTCTCACCGCTAGAGTACATGCGCAAGTATGGCGTCTTCACCACCGAGGACAATATTTTTGAAGTTCATATGCGCGAGATGGGGGCCGAGGCCTTAGAGGGCACCGATGTGGACGAGACAAGCGGTGCGGTCCTCAAGGGAGGTAAGCCGGTGGGTAACATGAGCAAAGGCGCAGCCCGCAACGGCTTTGGCACACCGTCTAAAAAACTTGAGTTCTACAGCGGTACCATGGCCGATTGGAAATGGCCCGAGCAGGTGCTTCCCCGCTACGAGAAGACCCACGTTTATTGGCGCGACATGAAGCGCGACAAAAACGAGTTCGACCTGTTGCCGAACTATCGACTTCCGACTCTGATTCACACGCGCTCTGGCGTGAAGTGGCTCTACGAGATTACCCACAACAATCCTTTGTGGGTTCACACCTCGGACGCAAAGCGGCTAGGCCTCAAGACTGGCGACCTGGCCCGCGTCGAGACACCAATTGGCCACTACGTGACGCGTTGCTGGGTAACCGAGAGCATCAAGCCCGGTATCGTCGCCATGGCACACCACATGGGCCGCTGGCGCCTCACCGAGGACATGGGCGCGCCCAAGATTGCCTCGGCGCTAGTGCGCATCGATGAAAAGGAAAACGGCAAATACGCCATGCGCCAAATTCACGGCGCACAGCCATTTAAAAGCGATGACCCCGATACCGAGCGGATTTGGTGGCGCGAGGTGGGTGTGAACCAGAACCTCACCTTCCCGGTTAACCCGGACCCGGTGAGCGGGATGCACTGCTGGCATCAGCCCGTGAAGGTCTTCAAGGCCGCACCCCACGAGCGCTACGGTGATATCGAGGTGGACACAGAGAAGAGCTATGAGCACTACAAAAAATGGATGGAAATGACCCGGCCCGCACCTGGCCCGGACAACCTGAGGCGTCCGCTGTGGTTCAATCGGCCCAATAGACCGCAGCCCGAGGCCTATAAATTTCCCGAATGAATGCTCTGTGGAGAAAAACGCCCGCCCCGGAAGAGTTAATCGAGCAGGCCGCCCTCAGGCGGCAAATCTACCGGGTTCAAGCCACTTGTTTTCTAGATCCTCCCGATGAGGAACTTCTCGCCTTCCTGGGGGAGAACTACCCTCACCTCCTCGACGGGGAGGAGAACACAGTAACCGAGGAGGGTCTCAAAGCCCTCCGGGTGGACTTCACTAATCTTTTTCTACTCTCAAGCCCCCCCTATGAGGCCGCGCTGATGGACGAGAGCGGCCATCTCAACTCAAAGGCCACCGACCGCGTAACGGATTTTTATCGCGCCACGGGCTTCAACCCGGGACTTGGAAGCGGCGGCTCGCGACATTCGGGGCTTTTGGCCATGGATCACATCAGCGCCGAGCTAGAGTTTCTCTCGCACCTCGCCGGGCGCGAGGAGGTGGCATGGCAAGAGGGGAACCGGGAGCTAGCGGTCCAAAGCCTAAACCACACAGCGCAATTTATGGACGCGCATTACTTAAGGTGGATGCCGCTGCTAATGGTAAGTTCAGAAGAAGACGCCGAGACAGGTTTTTACCGTGCGCTCGCAAAATGGACCCGCGAGTTCACGCTAGCAGACAGAAAACACATCGACGGAATACTAAAGGCCATCTAGCCCTGCGACTGAAAAGGGGCGCCAGGGGCTTCCTCTTCCATGTCGCGGGCCCATTTTCTCGCTTTGCCAAGCGAGCGTTTCAGCTCCCTCGCCCGGCTACTCCACTCGCTCCAGGCGCCCTTGGCCGGAGGGCACTCTTTCGACCAAACCTTGAAGCGCCCAAGCCAGAGTTCGGCCTCATCCTCAATTCGCTTGATCAACTCCTCAATCTGGCCCTCGGCCCCGGCCTCGCGAAACATATTTTCTAGCATTCGCGAGCGATTCTGGACCCCGGAGCGAAGACCCATCTCAAAGCCCAGCCGCCTTATCCTTGCGCGAGAGAGAAAAATGCCGCACCGCGCAGGATTCGTCAGCATCTCGGACACTTCCTTGAGATTGCCGTCCTTAAAAGTGTCGCCGATATCGGTCAATGCTCTACTCCTGGAAAGATAGAATACTCTCGCGCCGCTCACTGCCTCGGGAAAGTCCCGATCCGGAAATGAGACGCATCTATTTATATATCCTCGCCACCTTGGCGGCTAGCGGCAGCGATATCATCGCAATGGGCGCAGAAAAAGCTAGGAAATGCTACGAAAAGTAGACATCAGCCCCTAATAGAGCCAGTGATTGATGTCGGGCATAAAGCCGAAGAACAGGATGACCACAAGCGCAAGAGGAACATAGAACAACGAATGAATAAACATGTTCTCAGATCTTAGGTGCATGAAATAGGTGAGAACAAGAACCGCCTTGGCAATGGACAGACCGATAACCACCACCATATCGATCGGTGGGGGCAGCACCCTCGACACGAGGACAGAAACAATTGCGAGAACGACCAGATAGGCCCAGATGACGATATTTTTCGGTCCATGATTCTCGGCAGCGGACATATTTCCTCCAGAGTAAAACTAAAAAATTCATCCCGAATATTTTATATCTCTTATCTGCCCCTAGCCCAGATAAAGCAGGGGGAAGAGAAAGATCCAGACAACATCGACAAAGTGCCAATAGAGGCCGCAGTATTCTGCGCGATGACCAAAGCGCTTCAGCCCGCCGGGCTTGGAGACAACCACTAGCAGACTTATGTTCGCAATGATTCCGGCAATAACATGGAGGGCGTGAAGACCCGTCATCCCGAAATAAAATGCCCAGAACATTGATTTATCCGGCAACAGACCTTCGTGGATATGGGTGCTGTATTCCACACCCTTTATAACGAGAAACAGAACGCCAAGTCCTATCGTCACCTTCATATATTTGCCGAACTTGTCCTCATCGCCCGCCTTTTGCGCGGCCATCACCTCAACAATGGTAAAGCTACTGGTTAAGAGAATGAGGGTATTGATCGATCCGAGCAGGACGTTGTTGTGCTCGATGTCGCCAGCCCACTCCTGCCCCACCAACCGAAGCAAAATAAATGAGGCGAGCGCGCCGCCAAACACCATTATTTCCGAGGCGAGGAACCACCACATCCCCAGCTTGGCCGCCGGAAAGGGAACCTCCATCGTTTCCGGGCGCGAGCCCGCTGCGGAATCCATTCTCATCTCCCCTCGTGTTCAGTGTTGGCAAAAATCATTGCAAGCCTCATTAAGAATTATTTTACGGGCGCTCCGGCTCAGATGGCGGGATCGTTCTGCGCCACCCATTCTTT includes the following:
- a CDS encoding molybdopterin-dependent oxidoreductase, with amino-acid sequence MAAPHLQAARGARDIESLGRSDLLSKGVAPAPAGLENHVHTSGLLVSYPSPDKWDDWHEYESTNWPDKVRRNYMLVPTLCFNCEAGCGLLAYVDKDDLKIRKIEGNPLHPASRGRNCAKGWVTVNQIYDPDRILYPMKRAGERGEGKWERVSWDDALDDIAGRIRKAIQEERRNEIIYHVGRPGEDGFMFHTLASWGIDGQNSHTNVCSASARIGQVLWNGGDRPSPDFTNAEAIFLISSHLDTGHYYNPSAQRIIEAHSAGAKLIVIDPRLSNTAAKADYWLPAYSGTESAILLAIAKHLLDTDQFDAEFVEEWFNWGEYMAATHPNDASTFENFITRMKEEYAEFTFEYAADESGVDADLIAEVAQVVARAGSKLCVHVWRAAATGNLHGWQVARCLHFLPSLTGAVGTVGGTHLAGWHKFAPAHPNPAPGPGVWNDLLYPKEYPLAHYEMSFLMPHLMKDKGHKVDTYFTRVYNPVWTNPDGFMWINMLKDHDKMGCHVALTPTWNETSWFADYVLPMGIATERHDNQSQETHPARWVGLRQPVMRVAREKLGENITDSRETNPGEVWEEDELQIELSWRIDPDGSLGIRKHFESPYRPGEKITVDEYYRYMFENNVPGLPAAAEKEGLSPLEYMRKYGVFTTEDNIFEVHMREMGAEALEGTDVDETSGAVLKGGKPVGNMSKGAARNGFGTPSKKLEFYSGTMADWKWPEQVLPRYEKTHVYWRDMKRDKNEFDLLPNYRLPTLIHTRSGVKWLYEITHNNPLWVHTSDAKRLGLKTGDLARVETPIGHYVTRCWVTESIKPGIVAMAHHMGRWRLTEDMGAPKIASALVRIDEKENGKYAMRQIHGAQPFKSDDPDTERIWWREVGVNQNLTFPVNPDPVSGMHCWHQPVKVFKAAPHERYGDIEVDTEKSYEHYKKWMEMTRPAPGPDNLRRPLWFNRPNRPQPEAYKFPE
- a CDS encoding molecular chaperone TorD family protein → MNALWRKTPAPEELIEQAALRRQIYRVQATCFLDPPDEELLAFLGENYPHLLDGEENTVTEEGLKALRVDFTNLFLLSSPPYEAALMDESGHLNSKATDRVTDFYRATGFNPGLGSGGSRHSGLLAMDHISAELEFLSHLAGREEVAWQEGNRELAVQSLNHTAQFMDAHYLRWMPLLMVSSEEDAETGFYRALAKWTREFTLADRKHIDGILKAI